In Pseudomonadales bacterium, the genomic stretch TATCTGATCAATCACTTGAGCCGATTTTCTCGAAAGTGGCTAAGGTGGATTTAAATAAACATTTACCTATTATTTGTAGCTACTGGGAGAAGTTATTGCTTGGCGCTTCGGACTATCGGCGCCACACCATGAATATTCATCGCGCTGTCGATGTTCAGCAGGCCTTTACGGAGGCTAATTTTGTGGCATGGTTGGCGCATTTTAAGGCCACAGCGGCTGAATTCTCTGGTCCTAAAACCGATCGTGCGGTAGTCATTGCCAGCACAATTGCGGCTAATATGCAGCAGGCATTGATGCGCGATCAAGCTAATCGCGCCTCTTAGACTGTTGGCTATGTTCAAGGATTGTGCAGAGGACGAGCTTTTGTTAATGCTTAGATCTTATTGACGGCTAGCCGTTGTTGATAACAGTTTAGCTGTTAATGCGCAGCTCTTTGTCGCAGTTAGATTTGGCTGTGGTAAACCAATGATAAAGCGGCAGAAATCAGCGCTTATGATAGCGTGATCGTTTTTGTCATTACATCTTTGTTAAAAGGTATTGCGAATTCACCGCCGTTGATTGATACTTTTGCGCCTTAATTCTTAACTGGCAGCGGA encodes the following:
- a CDS encoding group III truncated hemoglobin, translating into MISVQNTRIDDSRVQAAGNVDLDSAQHIQQFVESFYEKILSDQSLEPIFSKVAKVDLNKHLPIICSYWEKLLLGASDYRRHTMNIHRAVDVQQAFTEANFVAWLAHFKATAAEFSGPKTDRAVVIASTIAANMQQALMRDQANRAS